The uncultured Carboxylicivirga sp. genomic interval TGATATTTCATTGGGTTTAACTGGGGCATTAACTCTTTGGATGGGCTTAATGAAAGTAGGTGAGAAAGGAGGGATGGTACAAATTATGTCAAAAGCCATCGGTCCATTTTTTAGCCGATTGTTTCCCGAATTACCTAAAAATCATCCTGCCTATGGTAGCATGATGATGAATATTGCAGCAAACATGCTAGGGCTCGATAACGCAGCCACTCCTGTTGGCCTAAAAGCCATGAAAGAGCTTCAGGAGTCAAATCCACAAAAAGATACAGCTTCTAATGCACAGATTATGTTTTTGGTACTAAACACCAGTGGTTTAACAATTATTCCCATTAGTGTTATGGCCATCCGCGCTACTAAAGGAGCAGTTAATCCATCTGATATTTTTCTGCCTATTTTACTGGCCACTTTTTTCAGTACACTAGTTGGAATTATATCAGTATCAATAGTACAACGAATCAACTTATTTGATAAAATCATATTGGCCTATCTGGGTGGTTTTACAACTATTATTGGAGGACTTATTTGGTACTTATCATCACTACCACGAGATATGGTTAATACCATTTCGTTATTGGGATCCAACCTATTACTATTCTCCATTATTGTTGCTTTTATTTTGATGGCGATACGCAAAAAAGAGAATGTATATGATTGTTTTATCGAAGGTGCTAAAGAAGGCTTTGGAATTGCCATTAAAATCATTCCTTTCCTGGTGGCTATATTGGTAGCTATTGGTGTTTTTCGTGAATCGGGAGCAATGAATTTTTTGGTTGATGGCATAGGCCATTTTTTTGCTTTCATTGGTATGGATACACGCTTTGTTGATGCTTTACCAACTGCCTTTATGAAACCTTTAAGTGGAGGAGCAGCCCGAGGAATGATGGTAGATGCACTTAGTACTTTTGGAGTCGATTCTTTTGTTGGAAAAGTAGCCAGTACCATTCAAGGATCCACCGACACGACTTTTTATGTACTAGCTGTTTACTTTGGATCGGTAGGAGTAAAGCGAACCCGACATGCAGTTGGTTGTGGTTTAATCGCCGATTTATCTGGAATTATTGCTTCAATCTGGCTAGCTTACTTATTTTTTGGATAATTACACTATATGATTTTCAACAACCGTACCTGATAATTTAAACTGGTTACACGGTAATTTAATATAAAAGGTTGAGCCTTTACCTAACTCTGAATCGAGCCAAATTACGCCACCCAACATTTTTACATACTCTTTTGTGATCGAAAGCCCTAATCCCGATCCTTCAAATTCACTTGAGTAAGATATATCAGCCCTTACAAACTGATTAAAAACTACATCTTGCTTATCTTTACTTATACCTATTCCTGTATCAGATATCGAAAATTTAGCAAACGAATCAGTTATAGCATACTTAATAATAACCTTACCTGAATACGTAAACTTGATGGCATTTTTTATTAGGTTAGTAAGAATTGAATGTAACTTGTATTCATCGGTTTTTAACAAACAATTATTACAATGGTGTTTACTCTGTTCGGTAATTAATTCAATTCCTTTTTCTTTAGCTTCAATACTAAAAAATTCCTGAATCTCATCCATCATATTATTCAAATTCAATTCTTTTAGGATAAGTTTCTCGGCCCCAGACTCAATTTTAGAAATATCAATAATATTATTGATAGTTGACAACATTCGTGCACCACTTTTTTGTATTAAACTGATATAATAACTCTGTTCTTCCGATCCATAATCTGCGGATTTTAACAAATCAGAAAAACCTAATATACCATTCATAGGAGTACGAATTTCATGACTCATATTAGCTAAAAAGGCTGACTTCATCTGATCACTAACTTCAGCTCTAACTTTAGCTAATTCTAATTCCTGACGAATAATATTATTCAGTTCCAATTGATGTTGCAGATGCTTTGTTTTTAACCGAACCTGCTTTTTTAATATCCGATTAAAAAACAACAATAAACCTATAATCAACATTATAACACTGGACCACACTACGATATCCTTAATATAATAGCGCCAATTATTAACGGGTTTATCATATTGCTTGATCCATTTATCGTATATATCTTTGTAGGTACCATTAGCCATAATAATCTCCAGACCATTATTAAGTATCTCGGCTAATTCGGGGTATTTAGCACTTACTTTGAATCCCATGTTCCGTTCTAGAAACACTTCGTTAGCAGCTGTTACATAGCTATAGTTATTCAGCTTAGCATAATAACTCCCAGCAATCTTCTGCGCCATTGCACAAATAACATCTTTCTGTCGAAGAGCTTCAAAGAGTTGATCATAATCATCAACAAAAACAAACGTTGCATTTGGATTTAATGAAAGAACATAATGCTCCAATACATCATTTTTCCAGATAGCAACTTTGGGTTTAGTCTCTGTTCGCAAATCTTTAAATGAAAAGGAAGAGCGATAATTACTATTAAAGAAAAAGCAATGACTCGTATTAATAACTGAACGAGTATAAAGGTATTTATTATCGGGGGTTCCTGGATAATGAATTCCAGCAACACCATGTATTTCTCCGGCTACTAACGACTTATTAATATCCTCCCAATCGCCAACAAGTATGTTTATCTGACCATTATAAATTTGATTAATCGCTTTTATAATATCGATATTAAAACCTACAATCTGCCCCTCAGTATTATAGTAATGATATGGAGGATAATTATTGCTCACCATAACATTATACTCCCCCATTGCACTAAGCCGAGGCAATAACGTAACTAATATTGTAATAACGAATATGGTACGCATTCTAACAATTAATAAAACCTTGATTTATCTTCCCACTAAATCTTTACAGCTAACAAATCTAATCATTAAGACTTAAATTCAACACGAATGCAAATTTAATAATTGTAAACAGTTATTGTCAATCTATATTTTTAAACATTCATACACACAATTAAAACCTCAGGAAACAAGACTTATAAACGATAAACATTTTTTAACCTTTAAACATTTGTACGAATATCATAACCATTTGTGTAGGTATAAATGCCTACTTTCAACATAAATTTGAAGAAGAAAAATAGTACACGAAAAATCTACAAATTTATGAATGACAAAATCAAACGATCTGGAAGATCCAGTTGCAACCCTCTATCAGTTCTACTGATACTTGGGTTCTTGTTTACTTCTTCAGCTATTTTTGCCCAAAATAAAGTTGAAGGTGTAATTTACGACGAGACCCACTCTCCACTGCCGGGCGCCGCCATAATGATTAAAGGAACGTCGGAAGGTACCATCACCGACATTGATGGTCATTTTAGCATTAGTGCTGAAGCAACTGATGTATTGGTGGTTTCTTTTATTGGTTACAAAAACTTCGAAATTTTGGTTGCCAATCAGGCATCTTTAACCATCAACTTAGAACCTGAGTCGGTTGGATTAAATGAAGTGGTTGCCATTGGTTACGGAACCCAAAAGAAGGGAGATATTACCAGTGCTATTTCAAGTGTTAAATCAGAAGATTTCTTAGCTGGTAATGTCCAAAATGCTGCAGACCTAATCAAAGGTCAGGTTGCAGGTTTGGTAATCACCAAAGCGTCGGGTAATCCCAATGCAAATTCAAGCATTAACATTAGAGGTATGGTTTCTCTAAAAGGAGGTACATCACCATTAGTTTTAGTTGATGGAATACCTGGTGATTTAAATACAGTAGCTCCTGAAAACATTGCCTCAATTGATGTATTAAAAGATGCATCTGCAGCTGCAATTTATGGAACTAGAGGGGCTGCAGGTGTAATTATTATTACAACAAAAGGGGGGAAACGGCAGGGTAAACCAGTTGTTTCATATGATGGTTACTATACTGGTTCTGAATTCTATAAAAAAGCAGATTTTATGGGTCCAGAGGATATTCGAAATGGATTAACTAGCTTAACTGATGCCGGTTATAATACCGATTGGTTAAAAGCAATTTCTCAAAGAGCATATACCCAAAATCATAGCGTGAGTGTGAGTGGTGGAACAGAAAACGCTACTTATGCAGCTAACGTAACTTATCGTGACGAAAGAGGAATAATAAAGTCAACAGAAAGAAATCAATTAAAAGTAAATTTCGACTTAAATCAATATTTCTTAGATGATAAATTAAAGGTAAACCTTAATATTGTAAAAGGCTTAATAAAACATGACATTTCTGATCCTGACTATGCCTATCGTCAGGCTTTAATTCGTAACCCAACTCTTCCTGTATATAACAATGATGGTACATATCGAGAAGTTGATGTATTTCAGTGCTATAATCCTGTAGCAATATTAAATGAAAAAGATGGTGAAAACCGAAGTGAATATACAAGAATTACAGGTAATTTAACTGTTGAACCAATTATGGGTTGGAAAACAAACCTAATGGTAGCAACACATCGAAGTTTTTCAAACGATAAAACCTATACCACTTCCAATTTCTACACTGCCAAAACTGATAATAAAGTTGGAGAAGCTTATCAAAAATCTTATAACGACCAAAATGATTATTTAGAAATAACTTCTAATTACGATAAAACAATAAATAGCCACCGAATCTCTGCACTAGCAGGATATAGTTATCAAGATCATATGGAAGAAAATTTCTGGGCTTCTAACTATGGATTCCCAAGTGATTATAATTCATATAACCGAATGACAATTGGTACTGCACTTGCAGAAGGTCATGCTAGTATGGATAGTGAGAAGAAAGAAGACAAACTAATAGGATTTTTTGGTAGAGTTAGCTACGGCTATCAAAATAAGTATAATTTACTAGCTAGTATAAGACACGAAGGTTCTTCTAAATTTGGTGATAATTATAAATGGGGAAATTTCCCATCTGTTTCTTTAGGATGGACTATTAGTAATGAATCTTTTATGCAATCATTACTCTGGCTTAACAATTTAAAACTAAGAGCCGGATATGGAGTTACAGGTGTTATTCCAAAAGATCCTTATAAATCAATTGTAAGGTATGGTTATGATGGAAGTAGTTACTATGATGGTAACAATTTTGTAAAAAGCTTAGTTATAAAATCAAATCCTAATCCCGACTTAAAATGGGAGGTTTCTAAAGAATACAATGTTGGTTTTGATTTATCTGTTTTAAACGACCGACTTGGCGTTTCAGCTAACTACTATTGGAAAACTACAACCGATATGTTATATGATTATAGCGTTACTATTCCTCCTAACCGTTATACTGAAACCTTAGCCAATGTTGGAGAGATGCAAAACACAGGATTTGATTTTTCAATAAATGCCACTCCTGTAAAATTAAGCAAATTTGTTTGGCAAACAGTAATAACAGCAACTCACAATAAAAACAAATTAGTGAGTTTATCAAACGACCTTTATGAAAGTAAAAACTTTTTATATACCAATTATGCAACTGATCCTATCTCTTTACCAACTCATAGAGTAGAAATTGGTCAATCTATGGGACAGTTTTATGGTATGAAATCAGTAGGACTTACTGAAGATGGATATTGGTTAATTGAGAACCCAGAAACTGGAGAAGCAGTGAAATTTGATGAAGATGTGAAGGCCGATCCTAAATATCGCCAATATTTAGGATCAGGACTTCCAAAAGTTACAATTGGATGGAACAATACTTTTACATACAAACAATTTGATCTAGTTACACAAATGAGTGGTCAATTTGGGCATAAAATATTAAATGCTCAACGTATGTTTTATCAAAATAATTACATTCAATACAATCGCCTTAAATCAGCAGCTGATGTAGTTTATGGAGTAGCTCCTTTATCACAAAACTTATCACAAACTTTTGTTAGTTACTTCTTAGAAGATGGTGATTATATGAAAATGGATAATATCACTTTAGGGTATACAATAAGGCCAAATGAATACGTTTCAAAAGTACGGTTGTATGTTTCTGTCGACAATGCTTTTGTTATAACTAATTATTCTGGTCTGGATCCTGAATTACCAACTGACTTTAATAAAGCTGGTTTAGATGATAGGGATAAATATCCTTCAATTCGATCATTTACTGTCGGCCTAAATGTTACTTTTTAATTAGGCATAACTCAATGGTTATCAAACTTGAAAATAGAAAAGAAATGAAAATACATAATAGGATTAATAAGTTTCTAGCTGGTCTAATTATTTTAGTCATAAGTGTTACTTCTTGTACAGATTTAGACGAAAAACTATATAGCGAAATACCCGAAGATGGATACGAATTTACAAACGAAGACATTAATGCAATGTTTGGATCTGTATATTTAAAATTAAGGGAAACATATTGGGGATGGAATACAACTTTTGATTTATACGAGGAATCTTCTGATCTGATTATGACTCCATTAAGAATTGGTATTGGTTGGGGAGACTTATATGTTAACATGCATAAACATACATATAGTGCCACAACTGAACATTTCAATAATTTTTGGATTGCAGCATACGGAGCAGTTAGTAACTGTAACTCATTACTAGAGTACGATTTAGTAAAAAACTCCCCCTCCGCTAAAGCCGAGCTTAGAGGTGTCAGAGGTCTATGTTACTATCTTCTATTTGATAATTTTAGAAATATTCCTTTAGATACTGTATTTACACACGAAGATGGTTTTATTCCAGCCCAGGAAGATCCTCAAGTAGTCTTTGATTTTATTGAAAAAGAAATGACATACGTAAAAAATACATTAAAAGATGAACCAATTAAATATGGTCAATTTAACTACTATGCTGCATGCATGGTTTTAGCTAAAATGTATTTAAACTATAATGTATGGTTTGGAGCAAATGATAACACATACTATCAGAAAGCTTATGAACAAGTCAACGACATTATAAATAATGGCCCTTTTTCGTTAGCCGGATCTTACAACGAACCTTTTTTAGCAGATGGATCGACTTGCCAAGA includes:
- a CDS encoding nucleoside recognition domain-containing protein: MALNYLWIAFFLIAFIVGLVRLIFFGDVDVFPNMINATFDSAKTGFDISLGLTGALTLWMGLMKVGEKGGMVQIMSKAIGPFFSRLFPELPKNHPAYGSMMMNIAANMLGLDNAATPVGLKAMKELQESNPQKDTASNAQIMFLVLNTSGLTIIPISVMAIRATKGAVNPSDIFLPILLATFFSTLVGIISVSIVQRINLFDKIILAYLGGFTTIIGGLIWYLSSLPRDMVNTISLLGSNLLLFSIIVAFILMAIRKKENVYDCFIEGAKEGFGIAIKIIPFLVAILVAIGVFRESGAMNFLVDGIGHFFAFIGMDTRFVDALPTAFMKPLSGGAARGMMVDALSTFGVDSFVGKVASTIQGSTDTTFYVLAVYFGSVGVKRTRHAVGCGLIADLSGIIASIWLAYLFFG
- a CDS encoding transporter substrate-binding domain-containing protein, with the protein product MRTIFVITILVTLLPRLSAMGEYNVMVSNNYPPYHYYNTEGQIVGFNIDIIKAINQIYNGQINILVGDWEDINKSLVAGEIHGVAGIHYPGTPDNKYLYTRSVINTSHCFFFNSNYRSSFSFKDLRTETKPKVAIWKNDVLEHYVLSLNPNATFVFVDDYDQLFEALRQKDVICAMAQKIAGSYYAKLNNYSYVTAANEVFLERNMGFKVSAKYPELAEILNNGLEIIMANGTYKDIYDKWIKQYDKPVNNWRYYIKDIVVWSSVIMLIIGLLLFFNRILKKQVRLKTKHLQHQLELNNIIRQELELAKVRAEVSDQMKSAFLANMSHEIRTPMNGILGFSDLLKSADYGSEEQSYYISLIQKSGARMLSTINNIIDISKIESGAEKLILKELNLNNMMDEIQEFFSIEAKEKGIELITEQSKHHCNNCLLKTDEYKLHSILTNLIKNAIKFTYSGKVIIKYAITDSFAKFSISDTGIGISKDKQDVVFNQFVRADISYSSEFEGSGLGLSITKEYVKMLGGVIWLDSELGKGSTFYIKLPCNQFKLSGTVVENHIV
- a CDS encoding TonB-dependent receptor — its product is MNDKIKRSGRSSCNPLSVLLILGFLFTSSAIFAQNKVEGVIYDETHSPLPGAAIMIKGTSEGTITDIDGHFSISAEATDVLVVSFIGYKNFEILVANQASLTINLEPESVGLNEVVAIGYGTQKKGDITSAISSVKSEDFLAGNVQNAADLIKGQVAGLVITKASGNPNANSSINIRGMVSLKGGTSPLVLVDGIPGDLNTVAPENIASIDVLKDASAAAIYGTRGAAGVIIITTKGGKRQGKPVVSYDGYYTGSEFYKKADFMGPEDIRNGLTSLTDAGYNTDWLKAISQRAYTQNHSVSVSGGTENATYAANVTYRDERGIIKSTERNQLKVNFDLNQYFLDDKLKVNLNIVKGLIKHDISDPDYAYRQALIRNPTLPVYNNDGTYREVDVFQCYNPVAILNEKDGENRSEYTRITGNLTVEPIMGWKTNLMVATHRSFSNDKTYTTSNFYTAKTDNKVGEAYQKSYNDQNDYLEITSNYDKTINSHRISALAGYSYQDHMEENFWASNYGFPSDYNSYNRMTIGTALAEGHASMDSEKKEDKLIGFFGRVSYGYQNKYNLLASIRHEGSSKFGDNYKWGNFPSVSLGWTISNESFMQSLLWLNNLKLRAGYGVTGVIPKDPYKSIVRYGYDGSSYYDGNNFVKSLVIKSNPNPDLKWEVSKEYNVGFDLSVLNDRLGVSANYYWKTTTDMLYDYSVTIPPNRYTETLANVGEMQNTGFDFSINATPVKLSKFVWQTVITATHNKNKLVSLSNDLYESKNFLYTNYATDPISLPTHRVEIGQSMGQFYGMKSVGLTEDGYWLIENPETGEAVKFDEDVKADPKYRQYLGSGLPKVTIGWNNTFTYKQFDLVTQMSGQFGHKILNAQRMFYQNNYIQYNRLKSAADVVYGVAPLSQNLSQTFVSYFLEDGDYMKMDNITLGYTIRPNEYVSKVRLYVSVDNAFVITNYSGLDPELPTDFNKAGLDDRDKYPSIRSFTVGLNVTF